Proteins from one Bombus affinis isolate iyBomAffi1 chromosome 1, iyBomAffi1.2, whole genome shotgun sequence genomic window:
- the LOC126918739 gene encoding xenotropic and polytropic retrovirus receptor 1-like, with translation MKFTEHLSAHITPEWRKQYINYEEMKALLYAAVEQAPAADITESHILERYFGKFDEQFFHYCDKELAKINTFYSEKLAEATRRFATLNNELSEILSVSDQVQGSRKIRYRNNILHKKPVSARKLQELKLAFSEFYLFLILLQNYQNLNFTGFRKILKKHDKLLNIELGAKWRAEHVDTALFHTHKDIDRLIAETEALVTRDLEHGDRQRAMKRLRVPPLGEQLSPWITFKVGLFSGAFVVLLIAVVLSGARYSDNNNWRVLCRLYRGPLLMIQFLFLMGINVYGWRSSGVNHVLIFELDPRNHLSEQHIIEMASVFGLVWSLSILGFLYSETLGIPPFVQPMLLYILLVLFLFNPTKTLRYEARFWALRVLGRIFCAPFFYVGFADFWLADQLNSLNTVFLDFQYFVCFYVQNSSWTDVTDAETCIMRELSMRLFVACLPAWFRFAQCLRRYRDTKEAFPHLVNAAKYATSFFVVVFSYLYLTNAKYYVMSTENPYFYLWIFVSIMSSCFTYTWDIKLDWGLFDNNAGENKFLREEIVYSSPYYYYFAIIEDFILRFGWAFSLSLTEMGYVHADLMVSIIAPLEVFRRFVWNFFRLENEHLNNCGKFRAVRDISVAPVDCSDQTQILRMMDAADGVINRKRKQNVGDKKPSRTFSRGESLICDLDT, from the exons atgaaattcacAGAGCACTTAAGTGCTCATATTACACCAGAATGGAGgaaacaatatataaattacgag GAAATGAAAGCATTGCTCTATGCTGCGGTGGAACAAGCACCAGCTGCAGACATAACGGAATCCCACATATTAGAACGTTATTTTGGCAAATTTGACGAACAATTTTTTCATTATTGTGATAAGGAATTGGCAAAGATAAATACGTTTTATTCAG AAAAATTAGCAGAAGCAACACGTAGATTTGCAACCCTCAACAATGAATTAAGTGAAATTCTGTCAGTTTCTGATCAGGTACAGGGAAGTCGCAAAATCCGTTACCGTAACAATATTCTGCACAAAAAGCCAGTTTCAGCACGAAAACTTCAAGAACTGAAATTAGCTTTTTCtgaattttatctttttctcATTTTACTTCAAAATTACCAGAATCTTAATTTTACTggatttagaaaaatattaaagaaacACGATAAA CTTTTAAATATAGAGCTTGGAGCAAAATGGAGAGCAGAGCATGTGGATACAGCGTTATTTCACACGCACAAAGACATAGACAGACTCATTGCAGAAACAGAAGCATTGGTTACCAGAGATTTAGAACACGGAGACAGACAACGTGCTATGAAACGTTTAAGAGTCCCTCCGCTTGGAGAACAGCTTTCCCCATGGATTACATTCAAAGTGGGACTTTTTTCAGGGGCTTTTGTGGTTCTTCTTATAGCAGTGGTACTTTCAG GTGCACGTTATAGCGACAACAATAATTGGCGAGTTTTGTGTAGATTATACCGTGGACCACTTCTTATGATTCAGTTTCTTTTTCTCATGGGAATTAATGTATATGGATGGAGATCTTCTGGCGTAAATCACGTTTTAATATTTGAGCTGGATCCCCGTAATCACTTATCGGAACAG caCATTATTGAAATGGCTAGTGTATTTGGATTGGTTTGGTCTCTATCAATTTTGGGATTTTTATACAGCGAAACGTTAGGAATACCACCATTTGTTCAGCCT ATGTTGTTGTATATATTACTAGTTTTGTTTTTGTTCAATCCGACAAAAACATTACGTTATGAAGCTAGATTTTGGGCACTCCGTGTCTTGGGTAGAATATTTTGCGCTCCATTTTTCTATGTCGGATTTGCTGACTTCTGGCTTGCTGATCAACTTAATTCGCTAAATACTGTTTTCttagattttcaatatttcgttTGCTTTTATGTGCAAAATTCTTCGTGGACCGACGTCACCG ATGCAGAAACTTGTATAATGCGCGAATTATCAATGAGATTATTTGTAGCTTGTTTGCCAGCATGGTTTCGATTTGCACAATGTCTACGGCGATATAGAGATACAAAGGAAGCCTTTCCTCACCTTGTAAATGCTGCGAAATATGCTACTAGTTTCTTCGTTGtagtattttcttatttatatttaactaATGCTA AGTATTACGTGATGTCTACCGAAAAtccttatttttatttatggaTATTCGTAAGTATTATGAGTTCTTGTTTCACGTACACATGGGATATAAAATTAGATTGGGGATTGTTTGACAATAACGCAggagaaaataaatttctaaggGAAGAAATTGTTTATTCCTCTCCG tactattattattttgcaATAATCGAAGATTTTATACTCCGTTTTGGTTGGGCATTTTCGTTGTCTCTCACCGAAATGGGATACGTACATGCAGATTTAATGGTTTCTATAATTGCGCCATTGGAGGTGTTCAG GAGATTTGTATGGAATTTTTTCCGTTTGGAAAACGAACACCTGAATAATTGCGGCAAGTTCAGAGCTGTCAGAGATATATCTGTTGCACCGGTTGATTGCTCTGATCAAACTCAAATTTTGAGGATGATGGATGCAGCGGATGGGGTGATCAACCGGAAGAGAAAGCAAAACGTAGGGGATAAAAAGCCATCACGCACATTTTCTAGAGGTGAATCGCTAATTTGTGATCTTGATACATAA
- the LOC126918809 gene encoding methyltransferase-like protein 17, mitochondrial: MSTRLASSGYKQMRWFSTKQRMEVIDTMDELLSNNRLKHKQHPGILKPRQVEQPSWLANTVQNILRDKTISLQGISASGQKLAAHLHNRQPPPEKKDVRLKMKEVQSRLNQYEMQDSNNNDKFENSEAKRLLKTLLYNWAPIQYDTYTSLAYLVNRSMPEYCVLYKIFKEIVDNDKNFKPKTLFDFGSGTGTVMWAASKFWVNSIKEYYCVDISKDMHELSEYLIKRAIPQVKPMHIFYRQFFPASPIPTYDIVVSAYSLLELPHQMSRLEIISKLWHKTERYLIIIEQGTNVGFRLVNEAREFILNSKKAHDAHVFSPCPHDTVCPRYTTDDTPCNFEITYLTLPIGGNSMHKRERYSYVVLKKGNRPENDCKWPRIVREVLKRSRHVICRMCTSSGKLEEQIFTTWKNGKNTYRCARSSEWGDRLPFKIVEVEEDEKVEQEEEIEKEKEHI, from the exons ATGTCAACAAGACTAGCTTCTTCGGGATATAAACAAATGCGATGG TTCTCAACAAAACAAAGAATGGAAGTTATAGATACTATGGACGAATTACTTTCAAATAATAGACTTAAACATAAACAACACCCAGGTATATTAAAACCTAGACAAGTAGAACAACCAAGCTGGCTTGCAAACACAGTTCAAAACATTCTACGTG ATAAAACCATTTCATTACAAGGCATATCTGCAAGCGGTCAAAAATTAGCAGCACATCTACATAATCGACAGCCTCCACCAGAAAAGAAAGATGTTCGTTTGAAAATGAAAGAAGTTCAGTCAAGACTTAACCAATATGAAATGCAAGATTCAAATAACAatgataaatttgaaaattcagaaGCTAAAAGGCTTCTTAAAACTCTTCTTTATAATTGGGCACCAATTCAATACGATACCTACACAAGCTTAGCATATTTAGTTAATAGAAGTATGCCTGAATATTgtgttttgtataaaattttcaaggAAATTGTTGATAATGATAAAAATTTCAAGCCAAAGACATTATTTGATTTTGGTTCGGGTACTGGAACAGTTATGTG GGCAGCCTCAAAATTCTGGGTTAATTCTATTAAGGAGTATTATTGTGTTGATATTTCTAAAGATATGCATGAATTATCTGAATACCTCATAAAGAGAGCTATACCACAAGTTAAACCAATGCATATTTTCTATCGACAATTTTTTCCTGCGTCTCCAATT CCAACTTACGATATTGTAGTGAGTGCGTACTCTTTATTGGAATTACCACATCAAATGTCTCGTCttgaaataatttcaaaattatgGCATAAAACAGAACGATATTTGATTATTATAGAACAAGGAACGAATGTTGGATTCAGA CTAGTTAACGAAGCACGAGAATTTATACTGAATTCTAAAAAAGCCCATGATGCTCATGTATTTTCACCT TGCCCTCACGATACAGTGTGTCCTAGATATACGACAGATGACACTCCTTGTAATTTTGAAATCACTTATCTAACATTACCTATTGGTGGAAACTCGATGCATAAACGTGAACGTTACTCGTATGTGGTACTTAAAAAAG GTAACCGTCCCGAAAATGATTGTAAGTGGCCTCGAATTGTCAGAGAAGTATTAAAACGTTCTAGACATGTTATATGCCGTATGTGTACATCTTCCGGAAAATTAGAAGAACAAATTTTTACCACATGGAAAAATGGAAA AAATACATATCGTTGTGCAAGGAGTAGCGAATGGGGTGATCGTCTACCTTTTAAAATCGTGGAAGTAGAGGAAGATGAAAAAGTAGagcaagaagaagaaatagaaaaagagaaagaacatatatga
- the LOC126918799 gene encoding uncharacterized protein LOC126918799 isoform X2: MMTSTLCTCTWLLLPCCVLVTLSTGELNFYRDEIAFRQLMKYLEGQRTHFLSLLANQARKKHHLGLDRQKERDILEALINKGSLADIQRKEKAKGWNYRQTRYNKPFNELPQERMHYFPLYELNPLESSLEYPNFKLPYLPREMNGEDTNVQDDDYGYDETNLDRGMKEEPLEFHGSYGSGSINEYGKNDIQIQKLEATTPDFTFDSNLRDRQPLFAVKPNDPRYYQDAPFFLDNKDNSDFEQSMRNNTKWERENTAIGTGHAMQQEKARNTESKFKDTSVIVIPELERRMEYNPMFVPVNQDLNNDIYFIAIVAGCSAAAMFALVLIALTWCRLKRGAKAAADIEYPAYGVTGPNKEISPSGDQRLAQSAQMYHFQHQKQQIIAMEKDPGSVSEAESEEENEEGDYTVYECPGLASTGEMEVKNPLFHDDPTPATPARTNKEEDHI; encoded by the exons ATGATGACATCGACCCTCTGCACCTGTACATGGCTACTGCTACCCTGCTGCGTTCTCGTCACCCTCTCTACCGGTGAACTGAATTTTTATCGAG ATGAAATCGCTTTTAGGCAATTGATGAAGTACCTCGAGGGGCAGAGAACGCATTTTCTCTCGCTGTTGGCGAATCAAGCTCGCAAGAAGCATCATTTGGGCTTGGATCGCCAAAAGGAGAGGGATATTCTGGAAGCGTTGATCAACAAAGGCAGCTTGGCGGATATTCAAAGAAAGGAGAAAGCAAAAGGATGGAACTATCGGCAAACGCGATACAACAAGCCGTTCAACGAATTACCGCAAGAAAGGATGCATTATTTTCCGTTGTACGAGTTGAACCCGCTCGAAAGTTCTTTGGAGTATCCAAACTTTAAGTTGCCTTATCTTCCCCGTGAAATGAATGGCGAAGATACGAATGTTCAAGACGATGACTACGGATACGACGAGACCAACTTGGACAGGGGAATGAAGGAGGAACCGTTGGAATTTCACGGAAGTTACGGTAGTGGATCGATCAACGAGTACGGCAAAAATGATATACAGATACAAAAGCTGGAAGCGACCACTCCGGATTTCACTTTCGACTCGAATTTACGCGATAGACAACCGCTGTTCGCTGTAAAGCCCAATGATCCCAGATATTATCAGGATGCTCCTTTTTTCTTGG ATAACAAAGATAACTCGGATTTTGAGCAATCGATGAGAAATAATACGAAGTGGGAACGAGAGAATACAGCGATCGGAACAGGACACGCGATGCAACAGGAGAAGGCGAGAAACACGGAGTCGAAATTTAAGGATACGTCGGTGATCGTGATACCGGAATTGGAACGACGTATGGAGTACAACCCGATGTTCGTACCTGTAAACCAGGAtttgaataacgatatatattttattg CTATCGTTGCTGGCTGCAGCGCAGCGGCGATGTTTGCTCTCGTATTAATCGCTTTGACATGGTGCag gTTAAAACGGGGTGCTAAAGCGGCTGCTGATATAGAATATCCAGCTTACGGTGTAACTGGTCCAAATAAAGAGATATCACCATCCGGAGACCAAAGACTCGCGCAGTCTGCCCAGATGTATCACTTCCAACATCAGAAACAACAAATCATCGCTATGGAAAA AGACCCAGGCTCTGTATCCGAAGCAGAGAGCGAGGAGGAAAACGAGGAAGGAGACTACACTGTTTACGAATGCCCAGGACTGGCTTCT ACTGGTGAAATGGAAGTGAAGAATCCGTTATTCCACGACGATCCAACACCGGCGACACCAGCACGAACTAACAAAGAAGAGGACCATATATAG
- the LOC126918799 gene encoding uncharacterized protein LOC126918799 isoform X1 yields the protein MMTSTLCTCTWLLLPCCVLVTLSTGELNFYRDEIAFRQLMKYLEGQRTHFLSLLANQARKKHHLGLDRQKERDILEALINKGSLADIQRKEKAKGWNYRQTRYNKPFNELPQERMHYFPLYELNPLESSLEYPNFKLPYLPREMNGEDTNVQDDDYGYDETNLDRGMKEEPLEFHGSYGSGSINEYGKNDIQIQKLEATTPDFTFDSNLRDRQPLFAVKPNDPRYYQDAPFFLDNKDNSDFEQSMRNNTKWERENTAIGTGHAMQQEKARNTESKFKDTSVIVIPELERRMEYNPMFVPVNQDLNNDIYFIAIVAGCSAAAMFALVLIALTWCRLKRGAKAAADIEYPAYGVTGPNKEISPSGDQRLAQSAQMYHFQHQKQQIIAMENRVSATRDPGSVSEAESEEENEEGDYTVYECPGLASTGEMEVKNPLFHDDPTPATPARTNKEEDHI from the exons ATGATGACATCGACCCTCTGCACCTGTACATGGCTACTGCTACCCTGCTGCGTTCTCGTCACCCTCTCTACCGGTGAACTGAATTTTTATCGAG ATGAAATCGCTTTTAGGCAATTGATGAAGTACCTCGAGGGGCAGAGAACGCATTTTCTCTCGCTGTTGGCGAATCAAGCTCGCAAGAAGCATCATTTGGGCTTGGATCGCCAAAAGGAGAGGGATATTCTGGAAGCGTTGATCAACAAAGGCAGCTTGGCGGATATTCAAAGAAAGGAGAAAGCAAAAGGATGGAACTATCGGCAAACGCGATACAACAAGCCGTTCAACGAATTACCGCAAGAAAGGATGCATTATTTTCCGTTGTACGAGTTGAACCCGCTCGAAAGTTCTTTGGAGTATCCAAACTTTAAGTTGCCTTATCTTCCCCGTGAAATGAATGGCGAAGATACGAATGTTCAAGACGATGACTACGGATACGACGAGACCAACTTGGACAGGGGAATGAAGGAGGAACCGTTGGAATTTCACGGAAGTTACGGTAGTGGATCGATCAACGAGTACGGCAAAAATGATATACAGATACAAAAGCTGGAAGCGACCACTCCGGATTTCACTTTCGACTCGAATTTACGCGATAGACAACCGCTGTTCGCTGTAAAGCCCAATGATCCCAGATATTATCAGGATGCTCCTTTTTTCTTGG ATAACAAAGATAACTCGGATTTTGAGCAATCGATGAGAAATAATACGAAGTGGGAACGAGAGAATACAGCGATCGGAACAGGACACGCGATGCAACAGGAGAAGGCGAGAAACACGGAGTCGAAATTTAAGGATACGTCGGTGATCGTGATACCGGAATTGGAACGACGTATGGAGTACAACCCGATGTTCGTACCTGTAAACCAGGAtttgaataacgatatatattttattg CTATCGTTGCTGGCTGCAGCGCAGCGGCGATGTTTGCTCTCGTATTAATCGCTTTGACATGGTGCag gTTAAAACGGGGTGCTAAAGCGGCTGCTGATATAGAATATCCAGCTTACGGTGTAACTGGTCCAAATAAAGAGATATCACCATCCGGAGACCAAAGACTCGCGCAGTCTGCCCAGATGTATCACTTCCAACATCAGAAACAACAAATCATCGCTATGGAAAA TCGTGTTTCTGCAACCAGAGACCCAGGCTCTGTATCCGAAGCAGAGAGCGAGGAGGAAAACGAGGAAGGAGACTACACTGTTTACGAATGCCCAGGACTGGCTTCT ACTGGTGAAATGGAAGTGAAGAATCCGTTATTCCACGACGATCCAACACCGGCGACACCAGCACGAACTAACAAAGAAGAGGACCATATATAG